The DNA sequence ggggtttaatgggtgtttctctggttggcaatcagtagctagtggtgtccctcaggggtcagtgttgggcccacaactgttcacaacttacatagatgatttggagttggggaccaagggcaatgtgtccaagtttgcagacgacactaagataagtggtaaagcaaaaagtgcagaggatactggaagtctgcagagggatttggataggttaagtggatgggctagggcctggcagatggaatacaatgttgacaaatgtgaggttatccattttggtaggaataacagcaaaagagattattatttaaataataaaatattaaaacatgctgctgtgcagagagacctgggtgtgctagtgcatgagtcacaaaaagttggtttacaggtgcaacaggtgattaagaaggcaaatggaattttgtccttcattgctagagggatggagtttaagactagggaggttctgttgcaattgtataaggtgtcagtgaggccacacctggagtattgtgttcagttttggtctccttacttgagaaaggacgtactggcactggagggtgtgcagaggagattcactaggttaatcccagagctgaaggggttggattacgaggagaggttgagtagactgggactgtaactcgttggaatttagaaggatgaggggggatcttatagaaacataagattatgaagggactagataggatagatgcgggcaggttgtttccactggcgggtgaaagcagaactagggggcatagcatcaaaataaggggaagtagatttaggactgagtttaggaggaacttcttcacccaaagggttgtgaatctatggaattccttgcccagtgaagcagtagaggctccttcattaaatgtttttaagataaagatagatagttttttgaagaataaagggattaagggttatggtgttcgggccggaaagtggagctgagtccacaaaagatcagccatgatctcattgaatggtggagcaggctcgaggggccagatggcctactcctgctcctagctcttatgttcttatgtacctcggtatacgtgagaatgaacaaatccaatccaatcctatctGTGCTTGAGATGATGGGAATTAGTATAGGCACACCAtactaatggggcagcacggtagccttgtggatagcacaattgcttcacagctccagggtcccaggttcgattctggtttgggtcactgtctgtgcggagtctgcacatcctccctgtgtgtgcatgggtttcctccgggtgctccggtttcctcccacagtccaaagatgtgcgggttaggtgcattggccatgataaattgcccttagtgtccaaaattgcccttattgttgggtggggttactgggttatggtgataggctgacggtgttgaccttgggtagggtgctctttccaagagccggtgcagactcgatgggctgaatggcctccttctgctctgtaaattctatgaaatacaagGTTGAAGAATGGCCATGAATATGGGTGGTAGAGTTTGTGGAAGGAGAGATGTAGTGACCTCAAAGAAGAGGATTCGGTGAGATGGAGTTTAAAATCACCGAGGATGAGAAGGCACTTTATGCAGAAGCTGAGAGCGGAAAGTAGCTTACCTCAGTGTCCGGTTTAGGTGAGCCGTAGAGAATGAGAGTTCGAACAAGGTGATAGGCTCAAAGAAGTAGAAGGAGCCAGCAGAATAAGGGGATAGATTAAGGTGAGATTTGGTGATCAGTGCCACACTACCATTCCAGTAATTTAAGCAGGCTGGATAATAAAAGGTACAGCCAGTTGGAGAGGTTTCAATAAGGGGATTAAAAACATCCAACAGCTAAGTTTCAATCAAGGCCATGATGCTAAAATAAGTCCgttacaggggcggcacggtggcacagtgattagcactgttgcctcatgttgtcaaggacccgggtccgatcccggccccaggtcactgtcagtgaggagtttccgcattctccccgtgccggtgtgggtctcacccccacaaccttggtgcagggtaggtggattggccttgctaaattgccccttaattggatatttttttaaaaaaacaatttttttttcaaataaatcagTTACAGGCACAAGTACAACAAAGTCGGATTTCTTGAAGGTTAAAAAGGGCAGGGCTATCCGACCAACTCTGACACACTCCATCAACTAGCTACAAAGCAATACTGGGAGATTTCTTACCCAGTAAATAGTATATTGTAATctaaagagatgaggaggaaaagAAGAAAAAGTAAGCTCTTCTTTCCAATCCCAAGACAAATGATTGGTCCAGGTTTCACTCTCACCTCTGACCTGATAGTCGTCCACAAAGATCAAGCAATCTTTCTGGCACGGATTTCTCCTTTCCCAATGTCAGTCTGAATCTGGTGTCAATTCAAGGGAATCTCCAGGTATCTGGCAGCAGAGTAAGCAGCCAATCGTATTCTCATacacagcaaaccaggaagtaaaatgcaCTGAATTGTCACTTTCAATTCAGATTTTACAGAGACCGAAATAAATGATTGGGACATATACATGCTATTAAGGCTGAAGCTGATATACAGTAAACAAACTTTTAAAAATTACCTTTTAAATTTTAACCTTTTCATCATTTTAGAAAAATTGGACATTCCACATATATAAAGCTAATTTTGgggaacatggtggcgcagtggttagcacttctgcctcaccaatatctcaggttcaatcccggccttgggtcactgtccgtgtggagtttgcacattctccccatgtctgcgtgggtttcgcccccagaacccaaagatgtgcagcgtaggtggattggccacacgaaattgccccttaattggaaaaaatgaattgggtactctaaatttataaaaagaaaaatatAACGCCAATTTTCTAGGGCCAATTTGGCTGTCCAACAGTATTTATGAACTTAGTAAGCTGTTGGAAACCCATTTACACTTTATTCAACAAGGTGTAAAATTTTCAAGGGTTGTTGCAGTGAGACTAATTATGTAAAAGGGCAACGTTTTGTCAGTTCAGTGATTTGTACTTGACTGTAGTCTGGGGGACTTCAATAGCGCATGCAATGGAGAAGCATAGAATCACTCACAGCAGCATCTGGATCTCCACATTTAACTGTACATGTGAGGATTCCAGAAGTTTCTATTAGTGTCAGAGCAGTAATGACAGTGAATACTGAAAGCTTTGCCTTCGTTACAgctgcaaaatccaggccattcAATAGTGCAACATAATCATAACTGTTCCTCATCCTGAGTAGTTACTGTCTCAAGACTGAAAATTATGGCCTATTTACTCTACATGGCTGTGAAATGATTCTGTGTAATCGTTCCTAGGAGAACAGATCTTGTTCTCTCCTTTGAATGGAAGCCACACTTTGCACCTTTAAAGCCGTACTGTATAGCTGCTGTAGTAATGGAGTTTGTTTCAACCTACTAAATTTGCCAACAAACTATTAACTAGCATGTTGAAAATGAATACATTGCAACCCATCCATGCACCATAGGAATGGAACAGGCATGACGGAAGATTAGTATTTTGCCACAGCAGCAGTCCACGTTAGGCCATGTCTTTACTTAATATGACCAGTTACCACTCTGCCATTAAGAGGAGTACATACataattttaaaaatttaaataaaacTGTTGATGGTCACTCAATTTTAGAAATTATCCAATTACATTTGTAAATTTGTAATTCACTGTTTAGCAAAGTTATGGAATATTATCAATTCACAACCAAGCATAATGTATTTTCTTccgataattcaaagccaaaaccaATGTTCATATTGATTAGGAGATCAAGATTCACTCACAAATTTGTACCAGAATATTATTCCTCATTTTAATAATTTGAAATAACTATGGAAGTAATTCAACAAAGGTTCCCCCATTATCACTAAAAAGAGAATATTGAGATTAGAATAGTTATTGAATTGCCGCTCCAGTAGTTTTGCAATGATACACAAAATAATCTTTACAGTGTTTGAAATACTTTATCCATGCAGTTATAATTCTGCATAGAGTAGTAGTGGACATTTATGCCTGTCTATTTATTGCAAGTAGATGAGATCGAAAAAGCACACGTTAATATCAAAATCATTATAGTCTAGTGCCAAGATAAACATAACAATTATTCTACAGTAGCTGGACAGAAATTATTTGTGGCTCCACAGTTTTATTGCAACTTGAGTGCTCCCTGGTGTGCAGATTTGAAATTCAATGTGAACAAGTACTGGCACTTCTGCTGAAAGTATTTCAAACCCTGCAGTTATATTTAAATACAACAACTTGTCTCAGGATAGATAACCTGGGACTTAATCTTAATAACCTGTCACTCATGTTTTCATCTGAGCCTTTCTGTTCCTCATACTCCATTTTGTTCTTATTTGTATTGCACATTTCTTCACTTTCGATCACAACTCCATCATCTGGGGCTTCTAGTCGCTTTCTCTTGATGATCTTGTCCTTGCTGATCTCCTGAACTTGGAGATGGAAGTGGAGCTGGTTTGGTTGTGCCTGGTGTCCTTCTATGTCCATGACTGGAGCTTTGCCCTGGGTCAGTGGGTGAAGTGCATTACTGACCTCTGCTGGTGGATCGATAGCCATACGTTTGACCTTCCTTCTCCTTCGCAAAGATCTCCCACCTAAGTTACTGTCAGTGACAGAATCAGACTCATGCCACAAATGCCTTTTTCCCCGAACTGCTGTTACATTCAGGGAGGATAGACGTTTGGCAACTATCAAGTGGTCATCTGAGTCACTGTACGTGTTATTTTCTCTGTAGTCCCGGACTGTCTCATCTAGGCTAGATTCAGAGCCCTCACTCATGCAGTGACCATGCTCCCAGCTGTGATGTCCAGCGTCTGAACGCCTCTTCCTGCCTCTCCTTTTCCTAGCCTGCCGCTTTAGAAGACAGGCAGCTGAACCCCGGGAAGCATCATCTCCAAACTCTGGACACCCCAGTGTATGTTCAGAGGTTTCCTCCAGAGCAGAGACCAAATCATGAACCAGTTCCTCCATTGCTTTGCAGGGCCTTAAAAATAAATAAagaaaacaaagaataaataaaaatggTTAAATACTAGAAATAATATTTGCCATCACTGCTTTAGTTACAAATAAAATATCAAGTATGGACCATAAGACCAGTTTTTCGTCTATCATTACATATGCATATACTGATAAAAAGGGAAATGGACTTTACTTGTATGAATAATGCATGAACTGTACTTCTTTCCACCTCAAAAACTTGAGGATATCAAATAATTTTGATAAGTCCCTTGCAGTCTTAAGACAAATAAAACTGTTataaacatacacacatacatatatactaCCCGATTAATAGTCATAAAACCCTTGTTATGAACCACATTTCACTAACAGTTTTGGTATTGCTCCCAGAGGAAGCATTATAATAAGGGGCATATTTTGCAGAGCTCAAGTTTCTACAAAAGACCGCTACACTTAACATTCTCTTTCACAGACAAGTCctctctctcttgtctttcttttcaGAAACAAGTCATTCAGCCCACAGGCCTTTGCCGGTATTTAT is a window from the Scyliorhinus torazame isolate Kashiwa2021f chromosome 1, sScyTor2.1, whole genome shotgun sequence genome containing:
- the LOC140425211 gene encoding G patch domain-containing protein 2-like isoform X2; this translates as MVIIAVSGLSPVKAPWMFAATNRHAVRNPGGGWPCKAMEELVHDLVSALEETSEHTLGCPEFGDDASRGSAACLLKRQARKRRGRKRRSDAGHHSWEHGHCMSEGSESSLDETVRDYRENNTYSDSDDHLIVAKRLSSLNVTAVRGKRHLWHESDSVTDSNLGGRSLRRRRKVKRMAIDPPAEVSNALHPLTQGKAPVMDIEGHQAQPNQLHFHLQVQEISKDKIIKRKRLEAPDDGVVIESEEMCNTNKNKMEYEEQKGSDENMSDSESSSLSSSDAGLFTNDEGRQGDDEQSDWFFEGEPGGACGIDGIIPWWEQDGALEQESELPDPVFESILTGTFPLMSQTAQRGFQATLTRLSGMANRNGRRGPRKISTKINTPGPGSNDRLVHFSQDPQNQDLWFCPAARKDHSQVQNTVAKDYLRHTPAYAGLQFYFFKPTVKTLIGQPKTPWLLIHLISNL
- the LOC140425211 gene encoding G patch domain-containing protein 2-like isoform X3, with product MEELVHDLVSALEETSEHTLGCPEFGDDASRGSAACLLKRQARKRRGRKRRSDAGHHSWEHGHCMSEGSESSLDETVRDYRENNTYSDSDDHLIVAKRLSSLNVTAVRGKRHLWHESDSVTDSNLGGRSLRRRRKVKRMAIDPPAEVSNALHPLTQGKAPVMDIEGHQAQPNQLHFHLQVQEISKDKIIKRKRLEAPDDGVVIESEEMCNTNKNKMEYEEQKGSDENMSDSESSSLSSSDAGLFTNDEGRQGDDEQSDWFFEGEPGGACGIDGIIPWWEQDGALEQESELPDPVFESILTGTFPLMSQTAQRGFQATLTRLSGMANRNGRRGPRKISTKINTPGPGSNDRLVHFSQDPQNQEQTSVHFGSLCTGDIKRRRKGAPPPGPSAAVFVGENAQPIPETNIGSRMLQSMGWLPGTGLGPEGKGIAEPIRALRRPKRVGLGFC
- the LOC140425211 gene encoding G patch domain-containing protein 2-like isoform X4; translation: MVIIAVSGLSPVKAPWMFAATNRHAVRNPGGGWPCKAMEELVHDLVSALEETSEHTLGCPEFGDDASRGSAACLLKRQARKRRGRKRRSDAGHHSWEHGHCMSEGSESSLDETVRDYRENNTYSDSDDHLIVAKRLSSLNVTAVRGKRHLWHESDSVTDSNLGGRSLRRRRKVKRMAIDPPAEVSNALHPLTQGKAPVMDIEGHQAQPNQLHFHLQVQEISKDKIIKRKRLEAPDDGVVIESEEMCNTNKNKMEYEEQKGSDENMSDSESSSLSSSDAGLFTNDEGRQGDDEQSDWFFEGEPGGACGIDGIIPWWEQDGALEQESELPDPVFESILTGTFPLMSQTAQRGFQATLTRLSGMANRNGRRGPRKISTKTNKRAFWITVYRRYQT